From the genome of Callithrix jacchus isolate 240 chromosome 7, calJac240_pri, whole genome shotgun sequence, one region includes:
- the FAM76A gene encoding protein FAM76A isoform X1, which produces MAALYACTKCHQRFPFEALSQGQQLCKECRIAHPVVKCTYCRTEYQQESKTNTICKKCAQNVQLYGTPKPCQYCNIIAAFIGNKCQRCTNSEKKYGPPYSCEQCKQQCAFDRKDDRKKVDGKLLCWLCTLSYKRVLQKTKEQRKHLSSSSRAGHQEKEQYSRLSGGGHYNSQKTLSTSSIQNEIPKKKSKFESITTNGDSFSPDLALDSPGTDHFVIIAQLKEEVATLKKMLHQKDQMILEKEKKITELKADFQYQESQMRAKMNQMEKTHKEVTEQLQAKNRELLKQAAALSKSKKSEKSGAITSP; this is translated from the exons ATGGCGGCGCTCTACGCCTGCACCAAGTGCCACCAGCGCTTCCCTTTCGAGGCGCTGTCTCAGGGGCAGCAGCTGTGCAAG GAATGTCGGATTGCACACCCTGTTGTGAAGTGCACCTACTGCAGGACTGAGTACCAGCAAGAGAG TAAAACCAATACAATATGCAAGAAATGTGCTCAGAATGTGCAGTTGTATGGAACG CCCAAACCTTGTCAGTATTGCAACATAATTGCGGCATTTATTGGGAATAAATGCCAGCGCTGCACAAATTCAGAGAAGAAGTATGGACCACCCTATTCTTGTGAACAGTGCAAGCAGCAGTGTGCATTTGACAGGAAAGATGATAGAAAGAAG GTAGATGGGAAATTGCTGTGCTGGCTGTGCACACTTTCATACAAGCGGGTCCTTCAGAAGACCAAAGAGCAGAGGAAACACCTGAGTAGCTCTTCTCGTGCTGGCCACCAGGAGAAGGAGCAGTATAGTCGCCTGAGTGGTGGTGGCCATTATAACAG ccAGAAAACACTTTCTACATCTTCAATTCAAAATGAAATCCCAAAGAAAAAGTCCAAGTTTGAGTCAATCACAACTAATGGAGACAG cttCTCCCCAGACCTGGCTCTGGACTCACCAGGCACTGACCACTTTGTCATCATTGCCCAACTGAAGGAAGAAGTAGCTACCCTAAAGAAGATGTTGCATCAAAAGGATCAAATGAttttagagaaagagaagaag ATTACAGAGTTGAAGGCTGATTTTCAGTACCAGGAATCACAGATGAGAGCCAAAATGAACCAGATGGAGAAAACCCACAAAGAAGTCACAGAACAATTGCAG
- the FAM76A gene encoding protein FAM76A isoform X2 has product MAALYACTKCHQRFPFEALSQGQQLCKECRIAHPVVKCTYCRTEYQQESKTNTICKKCAQNVQLYGTPKPCQYCNIIAAFIGNKCQRCTNSEKKYGPPYSCEQCKQQCAFDRKDDRKKVDGKLLCWLCTLSYKRVLQKTKEQRKHLSSSSRAGHQEKEQYSRLSGGGHYNSQKTLSTSSIQNEIPKKKSKFESITTNGDSFSPDLALDSPGTDHFVIIAQLKEEVATLKKMLHQKDQMILEKEKKITELKADFQYQESQMRAKMNQMEKTHKEVTEQLQAREQWHDHSSLQPQPPGLR; this is encoded by the exons ATGGCGGCGCTCTACGCCTGCACCAAGTGCCACCAGCGCTTCCCTTTCGAGGCGCTGTCTCAGGGGCAGCAGCTGTGCAAG GAATGTCGGATTGCACACCCTGTTGTGAAGTGCACCTACTGCAGGACTGAGTACCAGCAAGAGAG TAAAACCAATACAATATGCAAGAAATGTGCTCAGAATGTGCAGTTGTATGGAACG CCCAAACCTTGTCAGTATTGCAACATAATTGCGGCATTTATTGGGAATAAATGCCAGCGCTGCACAAATTCAGAGAAGAAGTATGGACCACCCTATTCTTGTGAACAGTGCAAGCAGCAGTGTGCATTTGACAGGAAAGATGATAGAAAGAAG GTAGATGGGAAATTGCTGTGCTGGCTGTGCACACTTTCATACAAGCGGGTCCTTCAGAAGACCAAAGAGCAGAGGAAACACCTGAGTAGCTCTTCTCGTGCTGGCCACCAGGAGAAGGAGCAGTATAGTCGCCTGAGTGGTGGTGGCCATTATAACAG ccAGAAAACACTTTCTACATCTTCAATTCAAAATGAAATCCCAAAGAAAAAGTCCAAGTTTGAGTCAATCACAACTAATGGAGACAG cttCTCCCCAGACCTGGCTCTGGACTCACCAGGCACTGACCACTTTGTCATCATTGCCCAACTGAAGGAAGAAGTAGCTACCCTAAAGAAGATGTTGCATCAAAAGGATCAAATGAttttagagaaagagaagaag ATTACAGAGTTGAAGGCTGATTTTCAGTACCAGGAATCACAGATGAGAGCCAAAATGAACCAGATGGAGAAAACCCACAAAGAAGTCACAGAACAATTGCAG
- the FAM76A gene encoding protein FAM76A isoform X4, whose amino-acid sequence MAALYACTKCHQRFPFEALSQGQQLCKECRIAHPVVKCTYCRTEYQQESKTNTICKKCAQNVQLYGTPKPCQYCNIIAAFIGNKCQRCTNSEKKYGPPYSCEQCKQQCAFDRKDDRKKVDGKLLCWLCTLSYKRVLQKTKEQRKHLSSSSRAGHQEKEQYSRLSGGGHYNSFSPDLALDSPGTDHFVIIAQLKEEVATLKKMLHQKDQMILEKEKKITELKADFQYQESQMRAKMNQMEKTHKEVTEQLQAREQWHDHSSLQPQPPGLR is encoded by the exons ATGGCGGCGCTCTACGCCTGCACCAAGTGCCACCAGCGCTTCCCTTTCGAGGCGCTGTCTCAGGGGCAGCAGCTGTGCAAG GAATGTCGGATTGCACACCCTGTTGTGAAGTGCACCTACTGCAGGACTGAGTACCAGCAAGAGAG TAAAACCAATACAATATGCAAGAAATGTGCTCAGAATGTGCAGTTGTATGGAACG CCCAAACCTTGTCAGTATTGCAACATAATTGCGGCATTTATTGGGAATAAATGCCAGCGCTGCACAAATTCAGAGAAGAAGTATGGACCACCCTATTCTTGTGAACAGTGCAAGCAGCAGTGTGCATTTGACAGGAAAGATGATAGAAAGAAG GTAGATGGGAAATTGCTGTGCTGGCTGTGCACACTTTCATACAAGCGGGTCCTTCAGAAGACCAAAGAGCAGAGGAAACACCTGAGTAGCTCTTCTCGTGCTGGCCACCAGGAGAAGGAGCAGTATAGTCGCCTGAGTGGTGGTGGCCATTATAACAG cttCTCCCCAGACCTGGCTCTGGACTCACCAGGCACTGACCACTTTGTCATCATTGCCCAACTGAAGGAAGAAGTAGCTACCCTAAAGAAGATGTTGCATCAAAAGGATCAAATGAttttagagaaagagaagaag ATTACAGAGTTGAAGGCTGATTTTCAGTACCAGGAATCACAGATGAGAGCCAAAATGAACCAGATGGAGAAAACCCACAAAGAAGTCACAGAACAATTGCAG